A portion of the Calliphora vicina chromosome 5, idCalVici1.1, whole genome shotgun sequence genome contains these proteins:
- the LOC135960865 gene encoding damage-control phosphatase ARMT1-like encodes MSLECSPAVGDDQIVKENCKALDLDEFDIKNGIINKPTPKNVPLSGQYKKSFAYYTFRERLPNTLNTIWQTLLKTKQQNELPNSQEELDGVMEKIKLLKQQMENNQQLELFKGKETDQKVWNSFIENLPQDQCTFYQACWLYAECYMYRKLASYFEASQSLKNYDFFAQQKFHALKLASEVMEQVAENTKNSENNVKTFSRLLKLNLWGNRCDLSITSGQEIRPIGNLLDIIDTLNDNVLIDHSEKIWNCLQNCSKQKDSKVIVDFICDNAGFELFTDLLLAQYLIDNGMADIVRFNIKSIPWYVSDTTEQDVQGTLEYLKEFKSMELNRLGNVWSQFFEDGRFVLAKREDFWTSPYEFYRMADINPALYKTLEQSSLLIFKGDLNYRKLLGDFNWDFCEKFETCLRGFRPTQLCTLRTVKGDLICDLKPGQAEELSKQNKDWMFTGEYGLIQWIGKEDKQ; translated from the exons ATG TCTTTGGAGTGCTCCCCTGCTGTTGGAGATGACCAAATTGTAAAAGAAAACTGTAAAGCTTTGGATTTAGATGAATTCGATATTAAAAATGGCATTATTAATAAGCCTACACCCAAAAATGTTCCCTTGAGTGGCcagtataaaaaaagttttgcttATTATACGTTTCGTGAACGTTTgcccaatactttgaatactaTATGGCAAACATtgttaaaaaccaaacaacaaaatgaaTTGCCCAATTCTCAAGAGGAATTGGATGGGGTTATGGAAAAAATAAAGCTGTTAAAACAACAAATGGAGAACAATCAACAATTGGAATTGTTTAAAGGCAAAG aaactgATCAAAAAGTGTGGAATtcctttattgaaaatttacccCAAGACCAGTGCACATTTTATCAGGCCTGTTGGTTGTATGCCGAATGTTATATGTATCGCAAATTGGCCTCCTATTTTGAGGCCTCGCagtctttaaaaaattatgacttTTTTGCCCAACAGAAATTCCATGCTCTCAAACTGGCCTCGGAGGTTATGGAGCAGGTGGCTGAAAATACCAAAAACTcggaaaataatgtaaaaacttTTAGCCGACTTCTAAAG CTTAATCTCTGGGGCAATCGTTGTGATTTATCCATCACCTCTGGTCAAGAAATACGACCTATCGGCAATCTTTTAGACATTATCGACACTCTAAATGACAATGTACTCATCGATCACAGTGAAAAAATCTGGAATTGTCTTCAAAACTGTTCTAAACAAAAAGATTCAAAAGTTATTGTAGATTTTATATGTGATAATGCTGGTTTTGAATTATTTACCGATCTATTGTTGGCTCAATATCTAATTGATAATGGTATGGCTGATATAGTGCGTTTTAATATTAAGTCTATACCCTGGTACGTATCGGATACCACTGAACAAGATGTCCAAGGCACGTTAGAATATTTGAAAGAATTTAAGTCAATGGAATTGAATCGTTTGGGTAATGTTTGGTCGCAATTCTTTGAAGATGGTAGATTTGTGCTGGCGAAGAGGGAGGATTTTTGGACATCACCCTATGAGTTTTATAG AATGGCCGACATTAATCCTGCTCTCTACAAAACTCTAGAACAATCCTCGTTGCTAATCTTTAAAGGTGATTTAAACTATCGCAAGCTGTTGGGCGATTTCAATTgggatttttgtgaaaaatttgaaaCATGCCTCAGAGGATTTCGACCCACACAACTTTGTACCCTGCGCACAGTTAAAGGGGATCTTATATGTGATCTCAAGCCCGGTCAAGCAGAAGAATTgagcaaacaaaataaagacTGGATGTTTACGGGAGAATATGGTTTGATACAGTGGATCGGCAAGGAGGACAAACAATAG